From a single Pelodiscus sinensis isolate JC-2024 chromosome 4, ASM4963464v1, whole genome shotgun sequence genomic region:
- the LOC102451606 gene encoding interferon-induced transmembrane protein 1-like, protein MDNAQFPFPALSQPFPQHNYQHLKEEHEIGVVSPGAAVTSTVISMQPYQPPPRDHVLWSVFTTLYLNFCCLGFMALVFSVKARDRKVVGDVSGASSYGSTAKCLNILALVLTLLTVILIIILLAAGVIAVSHGIHGV, encoded by the exons ATGGACAACGCGCAGTTCCCCTTCCCggccctcagccagcccttccCGCAGCACAACTACCAGCACCTGAAGGAAGAGCATGAGATCGGCGTGGTATCGCCCGGGGCCGCCGTCACCTCCACGGTCATCAGCATGCAACCCTACCAGCCCCCGCCCCGCGACCACGTCCTCTGGTCCGTCTTCACCACCCTctacttgaacttctgctgcctCGGCTTCATGGCGCTGGTCTTCTCCGTCAAG GCCAGGGATCGCAAAGTCGTTGGTGATGTCAGTGGCGCGAGCAGCTACGGCTCCACTGCCAAGTGCCTGAACATCCTGGCCCTGGTCCTGACCCTTCTCACAGTCATCCTCATCATCATCctcctggcagcaggggtcaTCGCGGTCTCTCATGGAATTCACGGAGTCTAG